The sequence TCGACACGAAGAAGTGAGCAATGACCAACCAGACAGATGCGGTTCGTACCCGTTCCAGCGTGGTTTCGCTGATGATCGCGCTCCTCGCGGCGTGCCTCGCGTTCCAACTCAACGCCAGCATGCTGAGCCCGGCTCTGGTGACGATGGAGCGTGAGCTCGACGCGACCGCCTCCGAGATCGCGTCGACCCAGACCGTCTTCTTCACGGCTGCCGCGCTGTTCACCCTCTTTCTCCCCCGCCTCGGCGACCTGATCGGTCGCCGACGGGTTCTCGTCGGGATGCTCGTCGTGATGGCGGTCGGCTGCGTCGTCGCGGCGCTCGCCACCAACGTCCCGATGCTCTTCATCGGTCGCCTCATCCAGGGAGTGTCGGGACCGGTGGTTCCGCTGTGCCTGATCATGCTGCGCGCGGCCGTCGTGGATCCGAAGGTCTACGGCACGCTGCTCGGTGTCGTCACCGCGGTCAACGGAGGGATCGCCGGGGGCGACGCTCTGCTCGGCGGGTATCTGGCGACCAACCACGGCTTCGCCTCGATCTTCTGGACCATGGGCGGTGTCGCCGTCGGTGCGGCTCTCGTCGTGCGCTTCCTCGCCCCCGAGACGATGGCCGAAGACCGTCCGCGGATGGACTGGTGGGGCTCGCTGCTGCTGGTCATCTCCGTCGGCTCGATGCTCGTCGCCCTGAACGAGCTCGGGAAGCTCGCCGATGCGGACCTGATCCTCGTGATCGTCCTCGCCGTGGTCGCCGTCGTCTCTTTCGTCTCCTTCTGGAAGCTCGAGGGCAGGCTCGATCATCCGCTCGTCTCGATTCCCCAGCTGAAGCAGCGCGCCACCTGGGCGTTGAGCGCCACCTCACTCCTGACACTCTCCGGGATCTTCGCGATCATGAACGGCGTGGTGCCGGCCCTCGCGCAGGACTCCTCGATGAACCTCGGGATGAGCGCCGAAGAGGTGTCGCTGTGGATCCTCATGCCCTACGCCCTCGCCGGTCTGCTGATGGGTCCGCTCAGTGGCAGGCTCGCCGCCACGGTCGGGTACCGGACGATGCTGCGGATCGGCCTCGGCGGCACCATCGTGGTGCTCGGCCTCATGGTCGCCAACGTCGAGACCGCCTCACGCCTCGTTCTGCTGCTGCTCTCCGTCGCCGTCGGCATCACCTACGCCGGCATCGGGAACATCATGCTCAACGGTCTGGGGGTCGTGCTCTCACCGAAGGAGCGCCCCGGGTCGCTTCCCGGGCTGAACACCGGTGCCATCAACCTCGGCGCCGGGCTGAGCTTCGTCGTCATCTACGCCGCCCAGACCTCGTTCGCGTCGGAGTCGGCGGGAGCGGGGGCCGGATACGTCGCCGCCTTGGTCACCGGAGCCGTCGTGCTGGTCGGTGCGCTGATCTTCTCGATGTTCATCCCGAAGCCGGTGCATGCCGAACTGAGGTGACGCGTCGCCCGGGGTGATTTTTCCCGGATCAGGTGCGGAAAAAGCGGAGGCGTGGTTGAATATGCGCAGCCTCTCGGGGGAGGGAGCGGGTCCATAGGGGCGCGCCCCGCGAGTCCGCACGGACCTCGCCCGACACGAAGAGGTTCTGATGACCGACAAGTCCCGCAGCAGGCGCGCCCGGCAGAACCCGCACTCTCTGAGGAGCCGCTTCGCCGCCGCGGCCGTCGCCCTCACCGTCGGTGTGCTGGGAGCGCTGGCGCCGCTCGGTGCCACACCAGCGCAGGCCGAGTCGAATGCACCGAACACGGTGCTCATCGGAGAGAACACCTTCTACGTCTACGCCGCCGCTGGCGAGACCGTGACGGGGGAGTTCATCCTCAACCTCTTCGACGCCGCGCGAGGCCAGACGTTCAGTCTCACGGACCCCTCCGGCGCCGTGCGCTGGACGTGTGACCTTGCTCCGGCTGCTCCGACCGGAACGACCTGCACCGTTCCGGCCGGGATGACCGGACCGACGGGGGTGTGGCTCCTCGAGACGGAGGGTCTCGGCGCCGTGACCGCCAACTGGCCTCCGGGCTCGGGAAACGAATCGCGGTGGGACATCACCGTGCTCTCCAGCGGCGGCGCGCCGATTGAAGGTCGGGTGTGGTCCAAGCAGTACCGCGCGTACAGCTCCCTCACACCGGGGTCGGGCACCGTCTTCGCCAATTCCGACCTCGGCTTCTGGGTCGTGTCGGAGAACGGCACGCAGTACACGGTGGAGATGCCCGTCTTCAACGGTGGTGGATGGAGCTTCAACAGCGATGCCTTCGGGAACGTGCTCGATCCCGCGCTCTGCACGCCCGCCTACCGATCGCTCGCGCAGACGAGCAACTCGCCGGAACATCAGGGTCCTGGGCCGGAGTGCGGCCCCGGTTACAACCTCTTCTTCGAGCCGCCGGCAGCCGATCTTCCCGGATTCGCCACGTCGGCCGACGGCGAAGAGTTCGTCAATCCCGACTACTCCCCTCCGAGCTTCGGAGGCACCGCCTACTCGCGGACCAACGCCCTCTCGCACGCCGGAGCGCTCGAGTACGAGCTGAACAACTTCACGGGCAACTATGTCGTCCGGGTCGATGTCGACGGCAACGGGTCGTACACGGATCCTTTGGACATCGCTCTCCCCCAGTCGGGAACGGACGGCACCGTGAGCGCTCCGTGGGATGGCCGTGATTCCGCCGGCACGCTCGTCGACGTCTGCACGACGGTGAACTTCGAGGTCGCCATCGAGAAGACGGACGAGATCCACTTCGTGCTCGGTGACGTCGAGGTTCTGCCCGGCGGCATCCGCATCACGCAGATCGTCGGTTCGAGTGTCGGAAACGACACCATCTATTGGGATGACACGGAGGTGCCCCTGTCGGGTACCGGCCCCAAGTCGAGCACGAGCCCTCCCCTCGTCAATCTCGCCGGTCTGAGCAGCGCCGGCTTCGTCCATGGGTGGGCGTCCACCGGCGCGAACCAGTGGGGAAACTTCGCAGCCATCGACAACTGGACCTACAGCGACATCGACGTGAGCGCGCAGGCGTCTTCCCTCGGCAACTGCCTGACGCTGACGAAGACCTCCGACGCGACCGTCGACACCCGCCCGGGCGACGATGTGGAATACACCATCACCGCGACCAACACCGGCGAGGAACCGTACACCGCGGCGAACCCGGCCGTCGTCACCGATGATCTGACCGCTGTCCTCGACGACGCCGCCTACAACGACGACGCCACCGCGACGATGCCGGGGACCATCGCCTACGCGGCTCCCGATCTGACCTGGACCGGCCCGCTCGCGGTGGGTCAGAGCGTGGAGCTCACCTACACGGCGACGGTCGCAGCCGGAGGCGACGGCCTCGCGCGGAACGTGGTGTTCAGCGGTACGCCTGACACTCCGACCCCGGCGTGCAACCCTCCGAACGGCGATGGCGTCGACCCGGCCACGGGGATCGCCTGCGCCGAGGCGGAGTTCCTGCTGCCGAAGCTGGCGGTCACCAAGGCTACCGACACCACCGAACTGCCGGCGGACGGCGGGGTGGTCGAATACACGATCACGGCCACGAACACGGGACCCGGCGCCTACACGGCCGCCGAGCCGGCCCGCGTGACCGACGATCTCAGTGCCGTTCTCGACGACGCGACGTTCGGCGGGATCACCTCGCCGACCGACGGCTCCGCGGAGCTGGTCGGAGACGAACTCACCTGGGTCGGCCCCCTCGCCGCCGGCGAGAGTGTCACCATCACGTACACGGCGACGTACGACTCCGCCGCGGGCGACAACGTCCTCTACAACCTCGTCTGCATCCCGACGGACGAGACGGCAGCAGGACAGGACGACTGCGCGAGCGTGCGCATCCCGGCGGCAGAACTCGTGATCGACAAGACGGTGGACCCGGAGTCGGGCACCGCGGTCGACGCGGGGCAGGTGGTGACCTACACGCTGTCGTTCGAGAGCGTCGGCGAGGCCGCGGCGGCGGTGGACAAGGTCGACGACCTGTCCGACGTGCTCGACGACGCGGAGCTGGTGGCGGGGTCGATCACAACGTCGAACCCCGGGCTGACGGCGGAACTCCAGGGCACCGACCTGATCGTCACGGGCTCCGTCGCGGTCGGGGAGACGTACACCGTGTCGTATTCGGTGACGGTGGATGCGTTCGCGGATCAGGAGAACCACCTTCTTGCGAACATCGTGCAGAATCCGGATGGCTCCTGCGATGTCGAAGGCTGTCCGGAGACGTCGAACCCGATCCGTCATTTCGTCGTCGAGAAGGACGCGGATGCGACCACGGCTGTGCAGACCGATGATGTCGTGACGTACACGGTCACGGTCACGAACGACGGTGAGGGTGACTACACGGCGACCGAACCGGCGGGTTTCACGGATGACCTGACCGATGTGCTCGACGACGCGTCCTACAACGGCGATGCGGTCGCGGTGGCGTCGGACGGTTCGACGGTGCCGACTCCCACGGTGACCGGTGCGGTTCTCGCGTGGTCGGGGCCGATCGTGGCGGGCGAATCCGTATCGGTCACGTACTCGGTGACCGTGACGAACGCCGGCGACGCCGACCTGGTCAATGCGGCGACGCCCGTGTGCGCACCGGGCGTGATCTGCGACCCGGTGACGCCGCCGGTGGACATCGACCTGCCGCGGATCACCCCCGAGAAGTCATCCGATCCCGTTTCGGGCTCGGGTGTGGTCGCCGGTGACGTGATCACGTACTCGCTGACGTTCACCAACAGCGGCCAGGCCGCGGGTGACGTCGCCTCGACCGATGATGTGTCGGAGGTGCTCGACGACGCGGAGGTCACGACCGGCCCGACGGCCGATCTCGCGGGCATTACGGCCACGTTCGACGCGGGCACGGGCGAGATCCGCATCGAGGGGTCGCTCCCGCCGCGGCGACGGTGACCGTGACGTATCAGGTGACCGTGCTGGCGGACGGTGAGCGCGGCGACAACATCCTCACCAACGTCGTCACCCCGGATGTGCCGCCGTACGTATGCGATGACAGCGACCCGGACTGCGACCCGTTCGTACCGCCGAGTACGGAGCACCCCGTCGGTCAGCTCTCGGTGGACAAGACGGTAGACCCGGAGTCGGGCACTTCGGTCGACGCGGGACAGGTGGTGACCTACACCCTGTCGTTCGCGAGTGTCGGTGCCGCGGCATCGGCGGTCGACAAGATCGACGACCTGTCCGACGTGCTGGACGACGCGGAGTTGCTCGCCGGTTCGATCACGACGTCGAATGCGGCGCTGACCGCAGAGCTCCAGGGCACGGATCTGGTGGTCACCGGGTCGGTGCCCGCCGGCGCGACGTACACGGTCACCTATTCCGTGACCGTGAGCGCGTTCGAGGACCAGGAGAACCACCTCCTTGCGAATATCGTGCAGAATCCGGATGGATCGTGTGGCGTCGAGGACTGCCCGGAGACGTCGAACCCGATCCGTCATTTCGTCGTCGAGAAGGACGCGGATGCGACCACGGGCGTGCAGACCGGTGATGTGGTGACGTACACGGTCACCGTGACGAACGACGGTGAGGGTGCCTACACGGCAACGGAGCCGGCCGGGTTCACGGACGATCTCACCGATGTGCTCGACGACGCGTCCTACAACGGCGATGCGGTCGCGGTGGCGTCGGACGGTTCGACGGTGCCGACTCCCACGGTGACCGGTGCGGTTCTCGCGTGGTCGGGGCCGATCGTGGCGGGCGAATCCGTATCGGTCACGTACTCGGTGACCGTGACGAACGCCGGTGACGCCGACCTGGTCAATGCGGCGACGCCCGTGTGCGCACCGGGCGTCATCTGCGACCCGGTGACGCCGCCGGTGGACATCGACCTGCCGCGCATCACCCCGGAGAAGTCTTCCGATCCGGTCTCGGGCTCGGGTGTGGTCGCCGGTGACGTGATCACGTACTCGCTGACGTTCACCAACAGCGGCCAGGCCGCGGGTGACGTCGCCTCGACCGATGATGTGTCGGAGGTGCTCGACGACGCGGAGGTCACGACGGACCCGATCGCGGACGTCGCCGGCATCACGGCGACGCTCGACGCGGGTGCCGAGCAGATCCGCATCGGGGGGTCGCTCCCTGCGGGCGCGGTCGTCACGGTGACGTACCAGGTGACGGTGCTGCCCGACGGGGAACGGGGGGACAACGTCCTCACCAATGTGTTGACCCCGGATGTGCCGCCCTACGTGTGCGGCGACACCGACCCGGACTGCGACCCGTTCGTGCCGCCGAGCACGGAGCACCCGGTCGGCCAGCTCGCGGTGGACAAGACCGTGGACCCGGAGTCCGGCACAGCTGTGGATGTCGGGCAGGTCGTGACCTACACCCTGACGTTCGAGAGTGTGGGGGCTGCGGCATCGACGGTGGACAAGGTCGACGACCTGTCCGACGTGCTGGACGACGCGGCGCTGGTCGCGGGCTCGATCACGCCATCGAACGCGGCGCTGACCGCAGAACTGCAGGGAACCGATCTGGTGGTCACCGGATCGATCCCCGCCGGCGCGACGTACACGGTCACCTATTCCGTGACCGTGAGCACGTTCGCCGATCAAGAGAACCATGTCCTCGCGAACGTCCTGCAGAACCCGGACGGTTCGTGCGGCGCGGAAGAATGCCCGGACACATCGAATCCGATCCGCCACTTCTCGGTAGAGAAGGATGCGGATGCGACGGCGGGCGTGCGGACCGGTGATGTCGTGACGTACACGGTCACCGTGACCAACGACGGGGAGAGCGCGTACACGTCGTTCGTCCCCGCGGGCTTCACGGACGATCTGATCGATGTGATCGACGACGCCTCGTACAACGGCGACGCCGCAGCGGTGGCGTCAGATGGGTCGCTGGTGCCGGCTCCGACCCTGGAGGGTTCGGTGCTCGCCTGGTCGGGTCCGGTCGCCGTCGGCGAATCGGTGTCGATCTCCTACTCCGTGACCGTGACGAACGCGGGAGATACGGATCTGGTCAACACGGCCACGCCGGTGTGCGCGCCGGATGTGGCCTGCGACCCGGTGACCCCGCCGGTGGACATCGATCTGCCACGGATCACTCCCGAGAAGTCATCGGACCCGG is a genomic window of Microbacterium maritypicum containing:
- a CDS encoding LPXTG cell wall anchor domain-containing protein; translation: MTYQVTVLADGERGDNILTNVVTPDVPPYVCDDSDPDCDPFVPPSTEHPVGQLSVDKTVDPESGTSVDAGQVVTYTLSFASVGAAASAVDKIDDLSDVLDDAELLAGSITTSNAALTAELQGTDLVVTGSVPAGATYTVTYSVTVSAFEDQENHLLANIVQNPDGSCGVEDCPETSNPIRHFVVEKDADATTGVQTGDVVTYTVTVTNDGEGAYTATEPAGFTDDLTDVLDDASYNGDAVAVASDGSTVPTPTVTGAVLAWSGPIVAGESVSVTYSVTVTNAGDADLVNAATPVCAPGVICDPVTPPVDIDLPRITPEKSSDPVSGSGVVAGDVITYSLTFTNSGQAAGDVASTDDVSEVLDDAEVTTDPIADVAGITATLDAGAEQIRIGGSLPAGAVVTVTYQVTVLPDGERGDNVLTNVLTPDVPPYVCGDTDPDCDPFVPPSTEHPVGQLAVDKTVDPESGTAVDVGQVVTYTLTFESVGAAASTVDKVDDLSDVLDDAALVAGSITPSNAALTAELQGTDLVVTGSIPAGATYTVTYSVTVSTFADQENHVLANVLQNPDGSCGAEECPDTSNPIRHFSVEKDADATAGVRTGDVVTYTVTVTNDGESAYTSFVPAGFTDDLIDVIDDASYNGDAAAVASDGSLVPAPTLEGSVLAWSGPVAVGESVSISYSVTVTNAGDTDLVNTATPVCAPDVACDPVTPPVDIDLPRITPEKSSDPVAGTTVEAGQVVTYTLTFTNSGQGAGDVASSDDMSQVLDDAELTAGPTADVAGITPIFDADAEQIRIEGSLPAGTVVTVTYQVAVLPDGDRGDNILANVLTPDAPPYVCADGDPDCDPFVPPGTDHFIGELRDWKTVDPASGGTVVPGQVVTYTLHFESVGTGPVTVDREDDLTTVLDDATVTSDPVSSDAALAVSGIVDGRFGITGSLEPGDAVTVTYQATVNPDGERGDDRLSNYLLDPDAAPPAECVVAEGEEFPDCTVDHVSSVVVVKSADPASGTEVEEGQQVEYTVTFRNVSTDPDAAGADVDYTDHLTDVLDDATLTRGPQASTEALATAVEGRTIRITGSVASGSTATVTYVVTVQPWADQGNHSLGNVIAVTGEEPICVEGNGLCTTHPLGEPDPLAVTGGQVAVGALAAGVVLLLAGGLLVAIRRRRQAIE
- a CDS encoding MFS transporter, yielding MTNQTDAVRTRSSVVSLMIALLAACLAFQLNASMLSPALVTMERELDATASEIASTQTVFFTAAALFTLFLPRLGDLIGRRRVLVGMLVVMAVGCVVAALATNVPMLFIGRLIQGVSGPVVPLCLIMLRAAVVDPKVYGTLLGVVTAVNGGIAGGDALLGGYLATNHGFASIFWTMGGVAVGAALVVRFLAPETMAEDRPRMDWWGSLLLVISVGSMLVALNELGKLADADLILVIVLAVVAVVSFVSFWKLEGRLDHPLVSIPQLKQRATWALSATSLLTLSGIFAIMNGVVPALAQDSSMNLGMSAEEVSLWILMPYALAGLLMGPLSGRLAATVGYRTMLRIGLGGTIVVLGLMVANVETASRLVLLLLSVAVGITYAGIGNIMLNGLGVVLSPKERPGSLPGLNTGAINLGAGLSFVVIYAAQTSFASESAGAGAGYVAALVTGAVVLVGALIFSMFIPKPVHAELR